One window of Perca flavescens isolate YP-PL-M2 chromosome 6, PFLA_1.0, whole genome shotgun sequence genomic DNA carries:
- the mettl6 gene encoding tRNA N(3)-cytidine methyltransferase METTL6, with amino-acid sequence MALSTTESFPDDIKTSPPEENLALKDDMCPCVPGRTKTSTGRVLTAEEADRLGGERALVSDFKLMKLEKEAQKNWDLFYKRNTTNFFKDRHWTTREFEELKACREFESQRLVLLEAGCGVGNCIFPLLEDDLNIFVYACDFSPRAIEFVKQNPLYCPERCCAFQCDLTKDDMRENVPEGSVDVVTLIFVLSAIHPDKMKLALQNISRVLKPGGIVLFRDYGLHDHAMLRFKAGSKLGENFYVRQDGTRSYFFSKEFLAELFADTGLQPVSNDYVLRETVNKKEGLCVPRVFLQSKFTKPSQSQSS; translated from the exons ATGGCACTGTCAACAACTGAAAGTTTCCCTGATGATATTAAAACATCACCTCCTGAAGAAAACTTGGCGTTAAAAGACGACATGTGTCCTTGTGTACCCGGGCGGACCAAAACCTCCACCGGCAGAGTTTTAACCGCGGAGGAGGCGGACAGACTCGGCGGTGAGCGGGCTCTGGTGTCCGACTTCAAACTGATGAAGTTGGAGAAAGAGGCGCAGAAAAACTGGGACTTGTTTTACAAAAGAAACACGACCAACTTTTTCAAGGACAGACACTGGACCACCAGAGAATTTGAAGAGCTCAAGGCTTGCAGAGAG TTTGAGTCCCAGAGGCTGGTGCTGCTGGAGGCCGGCTGCGGTGTAGGAAACTGCATCTTCCCTCTGCTGGAGGATGAcctcaacatttttgtttatgcCTGTGACTTCTCACCACGAGCTATTGAATTTGTCAAA CAAAATCCTCTGTACTGCCCCGAGCGCTGCTGTGCCTTCCAGTGTGACTTAACAAAAGATGATATGAGGGAAAATGTGCCCGAGGGCAGCGTGGATGTCGTCACTCTCATCTTCGTCCTGTCGGCCATCCACCCTGACAAGATGAAGCTGGCTTTGCAGAACATCAGCAGG GTGCTGAAGCCCGGTGGCATCGTCCTGTTCAGGGACTACGGCCTGCACGACCACGCCATGCTCCGATTTAAAGCCGGCAGCAAGCTGGGCGAGAACTTCTACGTCCGCCAAGACGGAACTAGGTCCTACTTCTTCTCTAAAG AGTTCCTTGCCGAGTTGTTTGCGGACACGGGCCTACAACCTGTTTCTAACGACTACGTCCTGAGAGAGACGGTTAACAAAAAGGAAGGGCTCTGTGTTCCCAGAGTGTTCCTGCAGAGCAAGTTCACCAAGCCCAGCCAATCGCAGAGCTCCTGA